The following coding sequences lie in one Micromonospora sp. R77 genomic window:
- a CDS encoding very short patch repair endonuclease, whose product MPEQSWASSPATRRAMQGNRSRDTTPEVALRRALHAKGLRYRVCAHPLPNLRRKIDIVFRPARVAVEVYGCFWHGCPQHHRQPTANNKYWREKLARNMDRDRRTRQALEDAGWLLIVVWEHEDLDGAALRIAESVRARRGFTTHEA is encoded by the coding sequence ATGCCAGAGCAGTCGTGGGCCTCCAGCCCGGCGACTCGACGCGCCATGCAGGGCAACCGCAGCCGCGACACCACCCCAGAAGTGGCGCTGCGCCGCGCGCTGCACGCCAAAGGCCTTCGCTACCGCGTCTGCGCCCACCCGCTTCCGAATCTGCGCCGCAAGATCGACATCGTCTTCCGCCCAGCCCGCGTCGCCGTCGAGGTCTACGGCTGCTTCTGGCACGGCTGCCCACAGCACCACCGACAGCCGACGGCAAACAACAAATACTGGCGTGAGAAGCTCGCCAGAAACATGGACCGCGACCGACGGACCCGCCAAGCCCTCGAGGATGCCGGTTGGCTACTGATCGTCGTATGGGAGCACGAGGACCTAGATGGGGCGGCGCTTCGGATCGCCGAGTCGGTGCGCGCCCGCCGAGGATTCACTACGCATGAAGCATGA
- a CDS encoding transposase family protein — MQVISAASQEWIFPFTGLQPAQFRRLVRLVAERGGDAIADGRPGRQWSLDLADRVLLVAAYWRTNLTMRQIGPLFGVSHSAAHRVIDTLGPLLALTPGHRRWVDQITIVDGTLIPTRDRRLAAPSKNYRYSTNLQVAIDAHTRLVVALGDPQPGNRNDTIVYRTSGIDQKLAGRPVMADGAYRGNPEVIIPYRKPSDGSELPAWKTDLNKQHRTVRAQVEHALARMKSFKILRDYRRAASTLTDTAAGIAHLHNIILLG, encoded by the coding sequence GTGCAGGTGATCTCGGCGGCCAGCCAGGAGTGGATCTTCCCGTTCACCGGGCTGCAGCCTGCCCAGTTCCGCAGGCTGGTCCGGCTGGTTGCCGAGCGTGGCGGGGACGCGATCGCTGATGGTCGGCCGGGCCGGCAGTGGTCGCTCGACCTCGCCGACCGGGTACTGCTGGTGGCCGCGTACTGGCGCACGAACTTGACGATGCGGCAGATCGGCCCGCTGTTCGGGGTGTCGCACTCCGCCGCTCACCGGGTCATCGACACCCTCGGCCCGCTGCTGGCGCTCACCCCGGGACACCGTCGTTGGGTCGACCAGATCACGATCGTCGACGGCACCCTCATCCCGACCCGCGACCGTCGCCTGGCCGCGCCGAGCAAGAACTACCGCTACTCGACGAACCTGCAGGTCGCCATCGACGCCCACACCCGCCTCGTCGTCGCCCTCGGCGACCCGCAGCCCGGCAACCGCAACGACACCATCGTCTACCGCACCTCCGGCATCGACCAGAAACTGGCCGGGCGGCCGGTCATGGCCGACGGCGCCTACCGCGGCAACCCCGAGGTGATCATCCCGTACCGCAAACCCTCCGACGGCAGCGAGCTACCCGCGTGGAAGACAGACCTGAACAAGCAGCACCGCACGGTCCGCGCCCAGGTCGAACACGCTCTGGCCCGCATGAAGAGCTTCAAGATCCTGCGCGACTATCGACGTGCCGCCAGCACATTGACCGACACCGCCGCCGGCATCGCCCACCTGCACAACATCATCCTGCTCGGGTGA
- a CDS encoding GIY-YIG nuclease family protein, translating to MLDAALNARDEHGRHWADARWGCYAFYDYDGEPIYVGQTNERLRVRVRRHLTNQRTDAVAMRILDVFEVAEMELWPLWEFEDVAGKRHPEYAPAQQRLNAVEYTAYLKAIRESRFKAILNEKIPPVSPTVDLPASGRFPLISDATRRERGHPDVRIARRAETISRLAAVAYERGEVSDGLRRVLVVQGVRLAYIAAVRLAYAEGRPTPDPSAIDVTGLVGSVLFEHDDTPHLFDR from the coding sequence ATGCTGGACGCGGCGCTCAACGCACGGGACGAGCATGGCCGGCACTGGGCAGACGCCCGCTGGGGCTGCTACGCGTTCTACGATTACGACGGTGAGCCCATCTACGTGGGGCAAACCAACGAGCGGTTGCGCGTGCGGGTACGACGGCACCTGACCAACCAGCGCACCGACGCGGTGGCCATGCGCATCCTCGACGTCTTCGAGGTCGCCGAAATGGAATTGTGGCCGCTGTGGGAGTTCGAAGACGTCGCGGGTAAACGACACCCGGAATACGCGCCAGCCCAGCAGAGGCTCAACGCGGTCGAGTACACCGCGTACCTGAAAGCGATCCGGGAGAGCCGCTTCAAGGCGATCCTCAACGAGAAGATCCCGCCAGTCTCCCCGACCGTCGACCTGCCCGCCTCCGGGCGGTTCCCGCTCATCAGCGACGCCACCCGCCGTGAGCGGGGGCATCCGGATGTCCGCATCGCCCGCCGCGCCGAGACGATCTCCCGGCTCGCCGCGGTCGCCTACGAGCGGGGTGAGGTCTCCGACGGTCTGCGACGGGTGTTAGTTGTCCAAGGCGTCCGGCTGGCCTACATCGCCGCCGTCCGGCTGGCCTACGCCGAAGGACGACCTACGCCCGACCCCTCAGCCATCGACGTCACCGGTCTCGTCGGCAGCGTGTTATTCGAGCACGACGACACGCCTCACCTCTTCGACAGGTAA
- a CDS encoding DNA cytosine methyltransferase: protein MTQLALIPSDVGTAKPTAAEFFAGIGLVRLGLEDAGFKVIWSNDIEPDKKEMYARHFNDPEGAHDYKRGDIADVKGPQMADGLSLAWASFPCTDLSLAGARRGLAGSESGTFWHFVRVLREMGDRRPPVVALENVVGLATSHGGEDLAAAIRALNDLDYSVDVLTLDARRFVPQSRPRLFLVAALEPPADEPVPNSELRPDWLQAPFGDPTLRTHRALLPAPPPPTTTGLTELADKLPPSSELWWDDQRQAAFVSSLSPIQAERLETLRKGRGISRRTAYRRTRSGKPTWEIRPDDISGCLRTARGGSSKQALVEAGQGKVRVRWMTPREYAKLMGAADYRLDGLRTNQALFGFGDAVCVPVVSWLAREYLMPLALGELRSAESPRLAVVGA, encoded by the coding sequence GTGACCCAGCTAGCGTTGATCCCTTCCGATGTCGGCACTGCCAAGCCCACCGCTGCGGAGTTCTTCGCTGGCATAGGCCTCGTCCGCCTGGGCCTGGAGGACGCCGGCTTCAAGGTCATCTGGTCAAACGATATCGAACCAGACAAAAAGGAGATGTACGCCCGCCACTTCAACGACCCCGAAGGCGCGCACGACTACAAGCGCGGTGACATCGCAGACGTCAAAGGCCCGCAGATGGCCGACGGGCTGAGCCTTGCCTGGGCCTCGTTCCCCTGCACCGACCTGTCCCTGGCCGGGGCGCGACGCGGCCTCGCCGGAAGTGAATCAGGAACCTTCTGGCATTTCGTGCGAGTGCTGAGGGAGATGGGCGACCGACGGCCGCCCGTCGTGGCCTTGGAGAACGTCGTAGGCCTAGCGACCAGCCACGGCGGGGAGGACCTGGCCGCCGCGATCCGCGCCCTCAACGATCTCGACTACTCGGTGGATGTCCTCACACTCGACGCCCGCCGCTTCGTGCCGCAGTCACGCCCACGGCTGTTCCTCGTCGCCGCGCTCGAACCCCCAGCTGATGAGCCCGTCCCCAACAGCGAACTGCGGCCGGACTGGCTACAGGCGCCATTCGGCGACCCGACCCTGCGCACCCACCGCGCCTTGCTGCCCGCGCCTCCACCGCCGACGACCACCGGCTTGACCGAGCTCGCGGACAAGCTCCCGCCCAGCAGCGAACTCTGGTGGGACGACCAGCGTCAAGCAGCCTTCGTCAGCTCCCTGTCACCCATCCAGGCCGAGCGACTGGAAACCTTGCGCAAGGGTCGCGGAATCTCTCGCCGGACCGCGTACCGGCGCACCCGCAGCGGGAAGCCGACCTGGGAGATCCGTCCCGACGACATCTCCGGCTGCCTGCGCACAGCGCGAGGTGGATCGTCGAAGCAAGCCTTGGTCGAGGCCGGGCAGGGCAAGGTCCGGGTACGGTGGATGACCCCCCGGGAGTACGCCAAGCTGATGGGCGCCGCCGACTACCGCCTCGACGGGCTGCGCACAAATCAGGCCCTGTTCGGCTTCGGCGACGCGGTGTGCGTGCCAGTAGTGTCGTGGCTCGCCCGCGAGTACCTGATGCCGCTCGCGCTCGGCGAGCTCCGCTCCGCGGAGTCGCCGCGCCTGGCGGTGGTGGGTGCCTAG
- a CDS encoding DUF4928 family protein yields MDAGQATAKRIAEDLIASLEDWRETKRGKKGGINANVFCAGLYVTEYVGAKYPLQRSDYLADSQVKGASGATAKNILSRHGEDRDFLKEGGRTSRMTKEVAVEIVELLDKHPRSDDLRRLPPDELAAVARTLQAWFVDQIKVEYFGKQRIKAEFSPTTPMKLVVSVLLKSAQERGGNTAGAVAQHLVGAKLALRFPELEISNDSYTTADVQTSRPGDFLVGDTAFHVTMSPGQPLFEGRCKSNRKAGFRSRVLVPETRLAAAAQLADLARLGDYVAVQSVEDFVGTNVEEMAGFREQDIRSGLRLLLETYNRRVAGVESDPSLLIELPENL; encoded by the coding sequence ATGGACGCAGGTCAGGCGACCGCCAAGCGGATCGCGGAGGACTTGATCGCTTCGCTCGAGGACTGGCGTGAGACCAAGCGCGGCAAAAAGGGGGGCATCAACGCCAACGTGTTCTGCGCCGGCCTGTACGTGACGGAATACGTCGGGGCCAAATACCCTCTGCAACGATCCGACTACCTGGCCGACTCACAGGTCAAGGGAGCCAGCGGGGCAACCGCGAAGAACATCTTGAGCCGGCACGGCGAGGATCGGGACTTCCTGAAAGAAGGCGGGCGCACCTCTCGCATGACCAAGGAAGTCGCCGTCGAGATCGTCGAACTGCTGGACAAACACCCCCGTTCGGACGACCTCCGCCGGCTGCCTCCCGACGAGCTAGCCGCCGTCGCGCGAACGCTGCAGGCTTGGTTCGTCGACCAGATCAAGGTTGAGTACTTCGGCAAGCAGCGGATCAAGGCGGAGTTTTCGCCGACGACGCCGATGAAGCTGGTTGTCTCCGTGCTTCTGAAGTCGGCGCAGGAGCGAGGCGGCAACACCGCGGGCGCGGTGGCGCAGCACCTCGTGGGCGCAAAGCTCGCCCTACGGTTCCCTGAGCTGGAGATCAGCAACGACAGCTACACAACCGCTGATGTTCAGACCTCTCGCCCGGGCGACTTCCTGGTGGGCGACACGGCGTTCCATGTGACGATGAGTCCGGGTCAGCCCCTGTTCGAGGGCCGGTGCAAGTCGAACCGGAAGGCTGGATTCCGGTCCCGAGTGCTCGTGCCCGAGACCAGGCTCGCCGCCGCCGCGCAGCTGGCGGATCTGGCGCGACTCGGCGACTACGTGGCTGTGCAGTCTGTGGAAGACTTCGTGGGCACCAACGTCGAGGAGATGGCTGGCTTTCGCGAGCAGGACATTCGGTCGGGCTTGCGACTGCTGCTGGAGACCTACAACCGACGCGTCGCCGGGGTGGAGAGCGACCCATCGCTCTTGATAGAGCTGCCCGAGAACCTCTAG
- a CDS encoding inositol monophosphatase family protein has protein sequence MSEYADLLPIATEAVRKAAEAMLHQPPGTLTAKGDRDLASELDYTIERQTRAFLQAETPEIGFLGEEDGPTGAIELRWVLDPIDGTANFVRGLPLCAVSLALVHQDEAVLGVIELPFLGARYSAAKANGAYANGRQIRASSTSRLKDAIVAIGDYAVGLDAEVRNRLRLALTAQLAAEAQRVRMTGSAALDLAWLAEGKLDAALTLSNHAWDMAAGVVIAREAGAVVFDHDGTTHDVRSTATLAVAPPLAQTVLAVYKRSASTES, from the coding sequence GTGAGCGAATACGCGGACCTGTTGCCCATAGCGACGGAGGCGGTCAGGAAAGCAGCGGAGGCGATGCTGCATCAGCCGCCGGGCACGCTCACCGCGAAGGGCGATCGCGACCTCGCCTCGGAGCTCGACTACACCATCGAACGCCAGACACGCGCGTTTCTACAGGCCGAGACACCTGAGATCGGATTCCTCGGGGAGGAGGACGGACCGACCGGGGCGATCGAGCTACGCTGGGTCCTCGACCCGATCGACGGCACGGCCAACTTCGTACGCGGCCTGCCGCTGTGTGCCGTCTCCCTCGCCCTCGTGCATCAGGACGAAGCCGTTCTGGGCGTGATCGAGCTGCCCTTCCTCGGAGCGCGCTACAGCGCAGCGAAGGCCAACGGCGCCTACGCCAACGGCCGGCAGATCAGGGCGAGCAGCACCAGCAGGCTAAAGGACGCGATCGTTGCCATCGGCGACTACGCCGTAGGACTAGACGCTGAGGTCAGGAATCGCCTGCGACTCGCCCTGACCGCTCAGCTCGCTGCCGAGGCACAGCGGGTACGCATGACCGGCAGCGCGGCTCTCGACCTGGCGTGGCTCGCCGAAGGCAAACTGGACGCGGCATTGACGCTGTCCAACCATGCCTGGGACATGGCCGCAGGAGTCGTCATCGCCCGTGAAGCCGGCGCGGTTGTCTTCGACCACGACGGCACGACTCATGACGTCCGATCAACTGCCACCCTTGCGGTCGCGCCGCCGCTCGCCCAGACGGTGCTCGCCGTGTACAAGAGGTCTGCCTCAACGGAGAGTTAA
- a CDS encoding DUF5919 domain-containing protein, translated as MTTHCTSPVTALHRLAVGCPGTDLDVTEGGTMTTVHRWTGRETRALRQALRMSIRDFSSHLGVAERTVSKWEAGQDRVCPRPEMQAALDTALTKTAHEARDRFIAALSANEPRTVPDPGRSNLGLMARQRVAAARASAGHTPDEFAEALAVSLGWRPTAEMVLRWETSETPPGDVMLALDALDDRPACPQGMAGLTAVYPSRSQLSARLSADQLFDGARNIRALGLSLNMLCQDYADRSWQALLTAGPQVRCLFLDPAGSAIQAREAEEGFPIGQLSALTKLNIETLLRVRDRLPANLRDSLNLATYDETPRFNIVLVDDLCVVQPYLTDSRGVDSPAFVIGQSDPGGGLYPVFEQVFESQWQRGRAV; from the coding sequence ATGACTACGCACTGCACCTCACCGGTAACTGCGCTGCACCGACTGGCGGTAGGCTGCCCGGGAACCGATCTCGACGTGACCGAAGGCGGCACGATGACGACCGTGCACCGGTGGACCGGCCGGGAGACACGCGCCCTACGCCAGGCGCTTCGGATGAGCATCCGGGACTTCTCGTCGCACCTCGGCGTCGCCGAGCGGACCGTGTCGAAGTGGGAGGCGGGCCAGGACCGGGTCTGCCCGCGACCAGAGATGCAGGCGGCGCTCGACACCGCCCTGACCAAGACAGCCCACGAGGCCCGCGACCGCTTCATCGCCGCGCTCAGCGCCAACGAGCCACGAACAGTGCCCGATCCCGGACGGTCAAACCTGGGACTGATGGCACGCCAACGAGTGGCAGCGGCTCGCGCCTCCGCCGGTCACACGCCCGACGAGTTCGCCGAGGCGCTGGCAGTGTCGCTCGGCTGGCGTCCTACCGCCGAAATGGTGCTGCGATGGGAGACGAGCGAAACCCCACCCGGCGACGTGATGCTCGCCCTCGATGCTCTGGACGATCGCCCGGCATGCCCTCAGGGGATGGCCGGTCTGACGGCGGTCTACCCCAGCCGGTCTCAACTCTCCGCGCGCCTGTCGGCGGATCAGCTCTTCGACGGAGCCAGGAACATCCGGGCGCTCGGTCTTTCCCTCAACATGCTCTGCCAGGACTACGCGGACCGTAGCTGGCAGGCTCTCCTGACGGCCGGTCCCCAGGTTCGTTGTCTCTTCCTCGACCCGGCCGGCTCGGCGATCCAGGCTCGTGAGGCGGAGGAGGGCTTTCCGATCGGACAGCTCTCGGCGCTGACGAAGCTCAACATCGAAACTCTGCTGCGGGTGCGGGACCGGCTGCCTGCCAACCTGCGGGACAGCCTGAACCTGGCGACGTACGACGAGACGCCTCGCTTCAACATCGTGCTGGTGGACGATCTCTGCGTGGTGCAGCCGTACCTGACGGACAGCCGCGGTGTCGACTCTCCCGCTTTCGTCATCGGTCAGAGCGATCCGGGCGGTGGGCTGTACCCGGTGTTCGAGCAGGTCTTCGAGTCACAGTGGCAGCGCGGGCGGGCGGTGTGA
- a CDS encoding FAD-binding oxidoreductase: protein MSGDRESAARWLSLVAADAQLSAYLIGVDWERLKAQVARTGEVPCLGWSEAEQRRAESYLRWGGFWAKVEERCPGLLPEREAPLVEAALRRLAATGDGPERSALLTVLGRAHRHYRLRPDHQAVIDQVLGRATRWREVEEAAAWVGDGPAWWPAEVVDHDRVAGGIAVLTVRPWRRLPFRPGQAVPVCTPRRPGRWRWLCPANAPRPDGTVELHVRAVPAGSVSTTLVHEVRPGELLHLGPPTDTGLHLTGDDLLLVAGGTGLAPLRALVEQVAAAPAGRRVTLVVGVRTFADLYDPITLDKLQHAHDWLTIVPAFSHDIFAEPAEQGDALTIALQHHRPDQQVYVCGPPAMLAGARLRLLAAGIPADRIHLPDRIPWR from the coding sequence GTGAGCGGGGACCGTGAGTCGGCGGCCCGGTGGCTGAGTCTGGTCGCGGCCGACGCGCAGTTGTCCGCGTACCTGATCGGGGTGGACTGGGAGCGGCTGAAGGCGCAGGTGGCGCGTACCGGTGAGGTCCCGTGCCTGGGGTGGTCGGAGGCCGAGCAGCGGCGCGCGGAGAGTTACCTGCGGTGGGGTGGTTTCTGGGCGAAGGTGGAGGAGCGCTGCCCGGGGTTGCTGCCGGAGCGGGAGGCCCCGCTGGTCGAGGCGGCGCTGCGCCGGCTCGCCGCGACCGGCGACGGCCCGGAGCGGTCGGCGCTGCTGACCGTGCTGGGCCGCGCGCACCGCCACTACCGTCTGCGGCCGGACCACCAGGCGGTCATCGACCAGGTGTTGGGCCGCGCCACCAGATGGCGGGAGGTCGAGGAGGCCGCGGCGTGGGTGGGCGACGGCCCGGCCTGGTGGCCGGCCGAGGTGGTCGACCACGACCGGGTCGCCGGCGGCATCGCCGTCCTCACGGTACGTCCCTGGCGGCGGCTGCCGTTCCGGCCCGGTCAGGCGGTGCCGGTGTGCACGCCGCGCCGGCCCGGCCGGTGGCGGTGGCTCTGCCCGGCGAACGCGCCGCGCCCCGACGGCACCGTCGAGCTGCACGTCCGCGCGGTCCCCGCCGGGTCCGTCTCCACCACCCTGGTGCATGAGGTACGCCCCGGCGAGTTGCTGCACCTCGGCCCACCCACCGACACCGGCCTGCACCTGACCGGCGATGACCTGCTGCTGGTCGCCGGCGGCACCGGGCTGGCCCCGCTACGTGCCCTGGTGGAGCAGGTCGCCGCCGCCCCCGCCGGCCGCCGGGTGACGCTGGTCGTCGGCGTTCGCACCTTCGCCGACCTGTACGACCCGATCACCCTCGACAAGCTCCAGCACGCCCACGACTGGCTGACGATCGTGCCCGCGTTCTCCCACGACATCTTCGCCGAACCCGCCGAGCAGGGCGACGCCCTCACCATCGCCCTCCAGCATCACCGCCCCGACCAGCAGGTGTACGTCTGCGGGCCGCCCGCGATGCTGGCCGGTGCCCGGCTGCGGCTGCTCGCCGCCGGCATCCCCGCCGACCGCATCCACCTGCCCGACCGGATCCCCTGGCGATGA
- a CDS encoding DivIVA domain-containing protein, translating to MTVYRSRNALTGPLTPDRITELQLPVARRGYRVEDVDALLHRLTFELAERTRQLVDQRAENRRINRALRSWQSEQARARHAAARAE from the coding sequence ATGACCGTCTACCGCAGCCGCAACGCCCTGACCGGCCCGCTCACCCCCGACCGGATCACCGAGCTGCAGCTGCCGGTGGCCCGGCGCGGCTACCGGGTGGAGGACGTGGATGCCCTGCTGCACCGGCTCACCTTCGAACTGGCCGAGCGGACCCGTCAGCTCGTCGACCAGCGCGCCGAGAACCGGCGGATCAACCGCGCGCTGCGGAGCTGGCAGAGCGAGCAGGCGCGGGCCCGGCACGCCGCAGCTCGTGCCGAGTGA
- a CDS encoding SDR family oxidoreductase: MDISGNTIFIPGATSGIGLALALELRARGNTVIIGGRRTELLESLAAAHPGLDTVTIDTADAASIRAAAGEVLARHPDLNVLVAMAGIMRVEDWHQPETFLADAEAVVTTNVLGPIRLIAAFVEHLRSRPAATIMTVSSGLAFAPLKATPSYNASKAAIHLLSESLRLQLADTGVRVVELVPPAVRTGLLPGQEESEFAMPLDDFVAEVVGLIESQPDAREIQVERVKFLRYGEARGDYDQVVAMLNQADPHGR; the protein is encoded by the coding sequence ATGGACATCTCGGGTAACACGATCTTCATTCCCGGCGCGACGAGCGGGATCGGCCTCGCTCTCGCGCTCGAACTGCGGGCCAGGGGCAACACGGTGATCATCGGTGGCCGGCGTACGGAGCTGCTGGAGAGTCTCGCCGCCGCGCACCCGGGCCTCGACACGGTCACGATCGACACGGCGGACGCCGCGAGCATCAGGGCCGCGGCCGGGGAGGTGCTGGCGCGGCACCCGGATCTCAACGTGCTGGTCGCCATGGCCGGGATCATGCGGGTGGAGGACTGGCACCAGCCGGAGACGTTCCTCGCCGACGCCGAGGCGGTGGTGACGACCAATGTGCTCGGCCCGATCCGGCTGATCGCCGCCTTCGTCGAGCACCTGCGGTCCCGGCCGGCCGCCACGATCATGACGGTCTCCTCCGGGCTCGCCTTCGCCCCGCTGAAGGCCACACCCAGCTACAACGCCTCCAAGGCGGCGATCCACCTGCTCAGCGAGTCGCTGCGGCTCCAGCTCGCCGACACCGGCGTACGGGTCGTGGAGCTGGTGCCGCCGGCGGTGCGTACCGGACTGCTGCCCGGGCAGGAGGAGAGCGAGTTCGCGATGCCGCTGGACGACTTTGTGGCGGAGGTCGTCGGGCTGATCGAGTCGCAGCCCGACGCGCGGGAGATCCAGGTCGAGCGGGTGAAGTTCCTCCGGTACGGGGAGGCGCGCGGCGACTACGACCAGGTGGTGGCGATGCTCAACCAGGCCGACCCGCACGGCAGGTAG